From a single Eremothecium sinecaudum strain ATCC 58844 chromosome III, complete sequence genomic region:
- a CDS encoding uncharacterized protein (Syntenic homolog of Ashbya gossypii AER383W; Syntenic homolog of Saccharomyces cerevisiae YDR262W) — translation MKSTIIQSIFCLSLLGFAVSKNVFDFGRITLNKESGELRRVVELHGTKRLPLGLDKMVVTNILENEARNLQEANNNNPQLAPRAAPGTSITNSLTLHDTLQIIPEISIFAEYIRDIEPLNEQLKDTEGNLLIFAPTDDAVKALDYKPWEHPRNIHELESLGASEEAIHSAINENKSRFVLSHVVSNDNSFSATDTEGEVKLKSDFSASEVDSADILLKKEGDDYFVAPASNKEYVRVSDISVAANGLVLVLDSCLTF, via the coding sequence ATGAAAAGCACTATCATTCAGTCGATTTTCTGCCTATCATTGTTAGGTTTTGCAGTTTCCAAGAACGTTTTTGATTTTGGAAGAATAACTTTGAATAAAGAAAGCGGTGAGTTAAGAAGAGTCGTCGAGTTACACGGTACTAAAAGGTTACCATTAGGTTTAGACAAAATGGTGGTAACGAATATTTTGGAAAATGAAGCTAGGAATCTCCAGGAAgcaaataataataaccCTCAACTGGCACCCAGAGCTGCACCTGGTACTAGTATCACTAATAGCCTGACTTTACATGATACTCTACAAATTATACCCGAGATTTCAATATTTGCTGAATATATCCGTGATATTGAACCTCTAAATGAGCAACTAAAAGACACTGAAGGAAACCTTCTAATTTTTGCTCCTACTGATGACGCTGTCAAAGCTTTGGATTATAAGCCATGGGAACATCCTAGGAACATTCATGAATTGGAATCGCTGGGGGCTAGTGAAGAAGCAATACACTCTGCaattaatgaaaataaATCTAGATTTGTTCTATCCCACGTAGTCTCTAACGACAATAGTTTTTCTGCTACTGATACAGAAGGTGAGGTTAAGTTAAAGAGTGATTTTTCGGCAAGCGAGGTAGATAGTGCTGAcattttgttgaaaaagGAAGGTGATGACTACTTCGTTGCTCCTGCCTCAAATAAGGAATATGTACGGGTATCGGACATAAGTGTTGCGGCAAATGGTCTTGTTTTGGTACTAGATTCCTGCTTGACATTTTAG
- the HMS1 gene encoding Hms1p (Syntenic homolog of Ashbya gossypii AER385C; Syntenic homolog of Saccharomyces cerevisiae YOR032C (HMS1)), translating into MSTTMPANSGLCEAEFFLASLNSEESDNDTYEFFNSPSSKEVNTSFVWSDPRKPLEMTPESLQTQNGCAMGTGNGFSRKEFTSSVDTSDSELRTNVPTPLMRMPKMEISKSETNHGLGGILDSNMVSGMFTHGETRPLSAVGAAIDSTTAASSSTTVTASSNDNGTGKVMKPKPKRMSHNVIEKKYRTNINDKILQLREIVPALRVAAKIEEGSTVTEEDCIQLDGLEPARKLNKASILIKTIEYIKHLEGKCSVLVMDNMQLKQSQGIATPESLRQPSHNIPFAQAVPLNSNHSTIVNSETSSETSPSNMVHAYPQSHGGQDFTSKLLLGGIALTMGATCFGENDDFGNARGLFAMPVFHYSPATNGFSFSSSQGSAVNFKSSFLSLIRLTLLMLTVFRIVTSFLSKNENETKTKDVGSNFGSSVKYFDTLSFGTPSRLWETLKKCLIVNRLKYPENSIERIESEIAKCFALKIFAQSRYYCAFFLNYYISSTWQSLVKKVEVTNSIANKKGHYYDIKWGLITNVMNSPIEQTLENQELLYDLQNSGNREYSLKEFVSTVNDSITASNTHSIITVLMERLAEDTDADLDTIIGRIYDEEIKNNSSLRFGRENFIVLNALFDQSQSSIANLVKLLKVYDDISLENINKDQLFVLFSAVIRHELSGGRLSQLSQCIRKFPFPHLNLNECSLMGATGMYIALRYLVQHEDKLQDKELTLLGDLASNLRVWLGSGPGGVFDLEIRGKLINYCMDIALRSDEKVSGSEATLIPQETDSDDSNFSLT; encoded by the coding sequence ATGTCCACGACAATGCCTGCAAATAGCGGTCTCTGTGAGGCAGAGTTTTTCCTAGCTTCTCTTAATTCAGAAGAGAGTGACAATGATACATATGAATTCTTTAATTCTCCTTCTAGTAAAGAAGTGAATACGTCGTTTGTATGGTCTGATCCGCGGAAACCGCTGGAGATGACTCCAGAGTCATTGCAAACTCAGAACGGCTGTGCGATGGGTACCGGTAATGGTTTTAGTCGGAAGGAGTTTACAAGTTCGGTCGACACAAGTGATAGTGAGTTACGCACGAATGTTCCAACTCCTTTGATGAGAATGCCTAAAATGGAAATTTCCAAAAGCGAGACTAACCATGGCCTGGGTGGCATTTTGGATAGTAACATGGTTTCTGGGATGTTCACTCATGGTGAAACGAGGCCACTTAGCGCTGTTGGTGCTGCCATAGATTCCACGACGGCTGCCAGCTCTTCGACTACGGTTACTGCGTCAAGCAATGATAACGGCACCGGGAAGGTGATGAAACCTAAGCCTAAGAGGATGTCTCATAATGTTATCGAAAAGAAGTACCGTACCAATATCAATGACAAGATTCTGCAACTTAGAGAAATTGTCCCTGCGCTTCGTGTAGCGGCGAAAATAGAGGAGGGAAGTACTGTAACAGAAGAGGACTGTATCCAGCTAGATGGTCTTGAGCCTGCTCGCAAGTTAAACAAGGCTTCGATTTTAATCAAGACCATCGAATATATCAAACATTTAGAGGGCAAGTGTTCGGTGTTAGTTATGGATAATATGCAGCTTAAACAAAGCCAAGGTATTGCAACGCCGGAAAGTCTGCGTCAACCTTCTCACAATATACCATTTGCTCAAGCTGTACCACTTAATAGCAATCATTCCACGATTGTTAATAGTGAGACATCTTCTGAGACATCTCCTTCAAATATGGTCCATGCTTACCCTCAATCTCATGGTGGACAAGATTTTACAAGTAAACTACTACTTGGAGGTATTGCGCTAACTATGGGCGCTACATGTTTTGGAGAAAATGATGATTTTGGAAATGCAAGGGGATTATTTGCAATGCCCGTGTTCCATTATTCACCAGCCACTAATGGGTTTTCGTTTTCTAGTTCTCAGGGCTCTGCTGTAAACTTTAAATCTTCGTTTCTTTCGCTAATTAGGTTGACTTTATTAATGCTCACAGTGTTCCGTATTGTAACTTCGTTTCTTTCGAAGAATGAAAATGAAACGAAAACTAAAGATGTTGGTTCCAACTTTGGCAGTTCAGTGAAATATTTTGACACCCTATCTTTTGGTACTCCCAGTAGATTGTGGGAGACATTAAAGAAGTGTTTGATCGTCAACCGTTTGAAATACCCGGAGAACTCAATTGAAAGAATTGAATCTGAGATAGCCAAGTGCTTTGCTTTAAAGATTTTTGCACAATCTCGGTATTATTGTGCATTCTTTTTAAATTACTATATTTCTTCTACTTGGCAAAGCTTAGTCAAGAAAGTGGAAGTGACGAACTCTATTGCGAACAAAAAAGGCCACTATTATGACATTAAATGGGGTTTGATTACAAATGTGATGAACTCCCCAATTGAGCAAACTTTGGAAAATCAGGAACTATTATATGATCTACAAAACTCTGGTAATAGGGAGTATTCATTAAAGGAATTTGTGTCGACAGTTAACGATTCCATTACTGCATCAAATACACATTCAATTATAACAGTATTGATGGAAAGACTCGCAGAGGATACCGATGCAGATTTAGATACTATAATTGGAAGAATCTACGATGAAGAAATTAAGAACAATTCATCTCTACGATTTGGAAGAGAGAATTTTATTGTATTAAACGCTTTGTTTGATCAGTCTCAATCATCGATAGCCAACCTAGTCAAGCTGTTGAAAGTATATGACGATATATCTTTGGAAAACATCAATAAAGATCAATTGTTTGTCCTATTTTCGGCTGTTATTAGACATGAATTATCTGGGGGCCGTCTATCACAACTCTCACAGTGTATCCGCAAATTTCCTTTTCCTCACCTGAACCTCAATGAGTGTTCGTTGATGGGCGCTACCGGTATGTACATAGCGCTCCGTTATCTCGTACAGCACGAAGATAAATTACAGGATAAAGAGCTTACCCTTTTAGGAGACTTGGCTAGCAATTTGCGTGTTTGGTTGGGATCCGGCCCCGGTGGTGTATTTGACCTCGAAATTAGAGGCAAACTGATCAACTATTGTATGGACATTGCATTGCGGAGCGATGAAAAGGTATCAGGTAGTGAAGCTACCTTGATACCCCAGGAGACAGATAGTGATGATTCCAACTTTTCCCTAACATAA
- a CDS encoding exonuclease 1 family protein (Syntenic homolog of Ashbya gossypii AER387C; Syntenic homolog of Saccharomyces cerevisiae YOR033C (EXO1) and YDR263C (DIN7)): protein MGISGLLPQLKSIQEPITLQRYSSQSLAIDGYAWLHRSAHSCAMELCMGLPTEKYIQFFVKKLNMLRNKYNINPYLVFDGDSLQVKSGTESKRREKREQNRIEALNFWAKGDKKKGIEFFQKSIDITPEMTKAVIDYCEKQGFNYIVAPYEADSQLVYLEKTGLVQGIISEDSDLLVFGCRRLLTKLNDYGECIEISRDDFHHLDKKFPLGLLSDSQIRSMVCLSGCDYTAGIPQVGLVTAMKLVRTHKEMDKILLKINRDGKWNVPRNFLKEFKFADFAFQYQRVYCPIRRKLVTLNEIPEQLHGNPELYECIGKAIHKDTGEKCVITDDNMINHEIHSRIANGELNPFDHRVSLVSRELSLKLASKPNFAISPNPTSAVKPISSYYRKAAVVPTVTAVVPTVTAVINHMPKLVAANVHEKESRLDRIIKKRKLAADVGIVTAKQNTSEMSSFFASKSNSTPASPPVGNENNTAEEDVSEVLEELPEVEEDPLRTPFFSATISTKNRTLPLGNTADSQLIISPLPEQTPLSPQRSNVLREAKVSPQPHILKENTTTDCRPSLIGRTILQSFMYRSGPELTTRPRIPLGKCDTNSKIPLPRKKNLTKLNKRMIGITSGENSNLKKQSDSHRQDTIIQPTAKHISLASARNVSNSSQNRAVSCHAVTGGTRQVSLSDFLYKG from the coding sequence ATGGGTATTTCTGGTTTATTACCCCAGCTGAAGAGCATCCAAGAACCAATTACTTTACAGAGGTATAGTTCACAGTCATTGGCCATTGATGGTTATGCATGGTTACATCGCTCTGCCCACTCATGTGCAATGGAGCTTTGTATGGGACTACCGACTGAAAAGTACATTCAGTTTTTTGTTAAGAAGTTAAATATGCTGCGAAATAAGTACAACATTAACCCTTATCTTGTATTCGATGGTGATAGTTTACAAGTGAAATCCGGTACAGAGTCTAAACGTCGTGAGAAGCGGGAACAAAATAGAATTGAAGCGCTGAACTTTTGGGCTAAAGGGGATAAGAAAAAGGGAATTGAGTTTTTTCAGAAGAGTATTGATATTACTCCTGAGATGACAAAGGCAGTAATTGATTATTGTGAAAAACAGGGTTTTAACTACATCGTGGCACCCTATGAAGCAGATTCGCAATTGGTGTACTTGGAGAAAACAGGCCTCGTTCAGGGAATTATCAGTGAGGACTCTGACTTGTTGGTATTTGGTTGCCGGCGGTTGCTGACGAAACTCAATGACTATGGTGAATGCATCGAGATTTCGAGAGATGACTTCCACCATCTAGATAAGAAGTTTCCATTAGGATTGCTCAGTGATAGCCAAATTCGGTCAATGGTGTGTTTATCCGGCTGTGATTACACTGCTGGAATTCCACAAGTTGGGTTGGTGACGGCAATGAAATTGGTACGGACACATAAAGAGATGGACAAGATATTGCTCAAGATTAATAGAGATGGCAAATGGAATGTTCCTCGCAATTTCCTGAAGGAGTTTAAGTTTGCTGATTTTGCTTTCCAGTACCAGCGCGTGTATTGTCCTATTAGACGGAAATTAGTTACTCTAAACGAGATTCCTGAACAACTACATGGGAACCCAGAACTATACGAGTGCATCGGAAAGGCTATTCATAAGGATACAGGGGAGAAATGTGTGATAACTGATGATAACATGATAAACCATGAAATTCATTCGAGAATTGCGAATGGGGAATTGAACCCTTTTGATCATCGCGTTTCGTTGGTCAGTAGAGAACTGAGCTTGAAATTGGCGTCGAAGCCGAACTTCGCCATTTCACCAAATCCAACTTCTGCAGTAAAGCCAATTAGCTCGTACTATCGCAAAGCTGCTGTTGTACCAACTGTAACTGCTGTTGTACCAACTGTAACTGCTGTAATAAACCATATGCCTAAGTTAGTTGCTGCCAACGTGCATGAAAAGGAAAGCAGACTGGACCGTATTATTAAAAAACGTAAACTGGCTGCGGATGTGGGCATTGTAACCGCTAAGCAAAACACTAGTGAGATGAGTTCTTTTTTTGCTAGTAAATCAAATAGCACACCTGCGTCCCCCCCGGTAGGCAATGAAAACAACACAGCCGAAGAGGACGTTTCTGAGGTGCTTGAAGAGTTACCGGAGGTTGAAGAAGATCCTCTTCGTACCCCGTTTTTTTCAGCTACTATTTCGACAAAAAATCGAACTTTACCTCTTGGAAACACCGCGGACAGTCAGCTCATCATCTCGCCACTACCGGAGCAAACCCCATTATCCCCTCAAAGAAGCAATGTACTACGCGAAGCCAAAGTTTCCCCCCAGCCTCATATACTGAAAGAGAACACAACTACCGATTGTCGGCCGAGCCTCATAGGCAGAACTATCCTCCAGTCGTTTATGTATAGGTCCGGCCCTGAACTTACTACGCGCCCTCGCATACCGCTGGGCAAATGTGATACGAATTCCAAGATCCCGCTCCCGCGCAAGAAGAATCTTACAAAGCTTAACAAAAGAATGATTGGAATTACGTCAGGTGAGAATTCCAACTTGAAAAAGCAAAGTGACTCTCATCGGCAGGATACAATCATTCAGCCGACAGCAAAGCATATCTCGTTAGCCTCTGCCAGAAACGTAAGCAATTCATCTCAAAATCGCGCTGTTAGTTGCCATGCAGTTACAGGGGGTACACGACAGGTATCTCTAAGTGACTTTCTCTACAAAGGTTAG
- a CDS encoding ankyrin repeat domain-containing DHHC palmitoyltransferase family protein (Syntenic homolog of Ashbya gossypii AER388C; Syntenic homolog of Saccharomyces cerevisiae YDR264C (AKR1) and YOR034C (AKR2)), with product MSNNNEDSYELDSDEISVSSIKALVSDNLNEDENQEGEQPEVSKDPVLNQYHEACQMGDLKTVKELIESGTIDIKHDWDDIERVSGIHFASGNNRLNLVKYLISQGADVNMKAGDFEATPLHWASKMGYVYIVHALIENGADLSLLDKQGFDALHIATFSSNIMLVLYLLFTERLSVDSADPTGKTSLHWAAYQGDLLTVKALLRFQASVKVTDNNGFTPLHWAILKGQCSIIKELVENGSDVFQKNNDGKNSFTLAREMKTEHTLEQALYECGFNKDGYPLRKYFSNPLHAKAVTFLTPTFVIGLVLGSIAYLNTVFSLLILAVTMVITRYALFNFVLPSFILKRGHGLIFETPLLPGVIWGTIFWMFYIWIFKVFPFTATEMPLTNILMLVLFGTVIMLFAKLIQSDPGCIQAESDYNEIRSTMKYLIQTGKFDAKHFCIHTWVRVPLRAKYKSSVNSLIARYDHFCPWIYNHVGFRNHKMFMYFVLLLVVGIATFYRLVFGYFNELEDAYEGGNEKLSCSFLGDDELCAGFTYDPHTFFTLIWVGINLLWLMGLLFVQTFEACKGVTDYEFYQWNRKRKGLAVFEDTFNSTPQELADKSEQETPVQLPRVGSTSQRHCCSMVFAIVGLDRFINVLKTTRINKYGNGPLGESSEHSSVSFPIETDYGWKQNLKDFWLTSDFSAPLWRRLLLPPSGSKGTLNGEEVDYFKLYKLPERVLAIEDIV from the coding sequence ATGAGCAATAATAACGAAGATAGTTATGAGCTGGATAGTGATGAAATTTCTGTGAGTTCTATTAAAGCATTAGTCTCTGATAATCtgaatgaagatgaaaatCAGGAAGGAGAACAACCTGAAGTTAGTAAGGATCCCGTACTAAATCAATATCATGAAGCATGCCAGATGGGTGATTTGAAAACCGTGAAGGAATTAATTGAATCTGGAACTATAGACATAAAACATGATTGGGATGACATAGAGAGAGTGTCTGGGATACACTTTGCGAGCGGGAATAATAGGTTGAATCTTGTGAAGTATTTGATTTCTCAAGGTGCGGATGTTAATATGAAAGCTGGAGATTTTGAGGCCACACCTTTGCATTGGGCATCGAAGATGGGTTATGTTTATATCGTTCATGCACTCATAGAAAACGGTGCTGACCTATCTCTTCTTGACAAACAGGGCTTCGACGCATTGCATATTGCAACTTTTTCTTCTAATATAATGCTTGTGCTTTATTTATTGTTTACTGAACGACTATCTGTGGATAGTGCGGATCCAACGGGAAAGACCTCTCTTCATTGGGCTGCATATCAGGGTGACCTGTTAACGGTAAAGGCACTTCTTAGATTTCAAGCTAGTGTAAAAGTTACAGATAATAATGGGTTCACACCTTTGCACTGGGCTATTTTGAAGGGCCAATGTAGCATTATTAAGGAATTAGTTGAAAATGGAAGTGATGTATTTCAGAAAAATAATGACGGCAAGAATAGTTTCACTTTAGCGCGGGAAATGAAAACGGAGCATACCCTAGAGCAAGCTTTATACGAGTGTGGGTTTAATAAAGATGGGTATCCGTTGCGCAAATATTTTAGCAATCCGCTCCACGCAAAGGCCGTAACCTTTTTAACTCCTACTTTTGTAATTGGGTTGGTTCTTGGATCAATTGCATATCTCAACACTGTATTTTCTCTTCTGATATTAGCAGTTACTATGGTAATTACTCGTTATGCATTGTTTAACTTTGTTCTTCCATCGTTTATCTTGAAACGAGGCCATGGCTTGATCTTCGAGACACCATTGCTACCAGGTGTTATTTGGGGTACTATATTTTGGATGTTCTATATCTGGATTTTCAAAGTTTTCCCCTTCACAGCAACTGAGATGCCGCTAACGAATATCTTGATGTTGGTGTTGTTTGGAACTGTTATCATGCTTTTTGCAAAGTTAATCCAGTCAGATCCTGGTTGCATTCAAGCGGAGTCCGACTACAATGAAATACGTTCTACTATGAAATATCTAATACAGACAGGGAAATTTGATGCAAAACATTTTTGTATTCATACATGGGTCCGTGTACCACTTAGAGCTAAGTACAAAAGCAGTGTTAACTCTCTCATTGCACGCTATGACCACTTCTGTCCCTGGATATACAATCATGTTGGGTTTAGAAATCACAAAATGTTCATGTACTTCGTGCTTCTATTGGTCGTAGGTATCGCGACTTTTTACAGGCTAGTTTTTGGCTATTTTAATGAACTTGAAGACGCTTATGAAGGGGGCAACGAAAAACTCAGCTGCAGCTTTTTGGGCGATGATGAACTATGCGCAGGTTTTACTTACGATCCACACACTTTTTTCACATTAATTTGGGTAGGTATTAACCTTCTGTGGTTGATGGGCTTGCTTTTTGTACAAACGTTCGAAGCTTGTAAAGGTGTTACAGACTATGAATTCTATCAGTGGAATAGGAAGCGTAAGGGACTAGCCGTGTTCGAAGACACCTTCAATTCTACTCCACAAGAGCTTGCGGACAAATCTGAACAGGAAACTCCGGTACAGTTACCACGTGTGGGTTCTACATCCCAACGTCACTGCTGTAGCATGGTTTTTGCTATTGTAGGCTTGGACAGATTTATTAACGTACTAAAGACTACAAGGATAAACAAGTATGGTAACGGTCCTCTAGGGGAAAGTTCCGAGCATTCATCTGTTTCATTTCCTATAGAAACGGATTACGGTTGGAAACAGAATTTAAAGGACTTTTGGCTAACAAGCGATTTTTCTGCTCCATTATGGCGCagacttcttcttccacCATCTGGATCAAAAGGTACTCTAAATGGTGAAGAGGTTGACTACTTTAAACTATACAAGTTGCCTGAGCGAGTATTAGCTATAGAGGATATTGTATAA
- the SHE4 gene encoding She4p (Syntenic homolog of Ashbya gossypii AER389C; Syntenic homolog of Saccharomyces cerevisiae YOR035C (SHE4)) gives MDTKQLIELFRKDLKVEHDSSNYTKALDELFGGSVKLSADDIEELVIRSVNDHSSSRKHFLKYLIERPGNVLDIIENGHTRVISAVIDSFQNAQDTLPLINEIARRVKHNDNVGWELKLLYQLLNKYNYKYQDVGLFVRYLLRRMGEQQIRSLALLLFVVLENKYSKEFRNDFYEVMSSLLVETEADFETSMVIILEALGELYPVLTDSCSKVFLSKDMQTVLRDKMFRKRELILKALVLLSVACIDEPIRNYVAERYTSVLEKWLDDKDFGLLAALVLVKSRSFSKLKSTNIENLRDLFIENLESTNNKNLDAVVEGLTYLSLKPSVRNALRSNSDACLSLVQLAMEPSTSASIKYGCIVILVNLTTLPRETTPEQSSLNSLRAYAELKTKAEEEVVPEDEDQVLGFIEDYILETQLIGKLKSQYSDMMHSCREQFAKLIYNATRERRLVPECVKQGATSVLLEYLANSPQQSAYRIFATRALIRILIKTNPELLFNRYSPLNAVPFIFELLPSLDGSDDEALLNLITIKDSYEALLALTNLATMSSSDILSKLIVSNKSYWMKIMNGILDETVEVRRSTLELLCNLMAQPSNIAAKFFNFKNPESVKNFDILVELLRLEDVQSQRAVAAIFANTGGTIPFIAEELLQKKKLIDFVLDTLIEQYEDEELSNRLLFFIDALLDVVKPGDFNPFFQNTKLQTALKKFTDARKSDNTLTQQLIKSIKPKVT, from the coding sequence ATGGATACTAAGCAGTTAATTGAACTGTTTAGGAAAGATCTAAAGGTCGAACACGATTCCAGTAATTATACTAAGGCTCTAGATGAACTATTTGGAGGTTCTGTAAAGTTATCTGCTgatgatattgaagaattaGTGATAAGGTCAGTTAATGATCATAGCAGCTCAAGAAAACATTTTCTAAAGTATTTAATAGAAAGGCCTGGAAATGTGCTAGATATTATTGAGAATGGCCATACGAGGGTTATATCAGCAGTGATTGACAGTTTTCAAAATGCTCAAGATACACTACCCttaattaatgaaattgCAAGAAGAGTGAAACATAACGACAATGTTGGGTGGGAACTAAAATTGCTGTATCAATTGCTGAATAAATACAATTATAAATATCAGGATGTTGGGCTTTTTGTGCGATACTTGCTTAGAAGAATGGGCGAACAGCAAATTAGATCGTTAGCATTGTTACTCTTCGTTGTACTGGAAAATAAATACAGCAAAGAGTTTCGCAATGACTTTTATGAAGTTATGAGCTCTTTACTGGTTGAGACAGAGGCCGATTTTGAAACTTCAATGGTGATAATATTGGAGGCTCTGGGGGAGCTGTATCCAGTTTTAACTGATAGTTGCTCCAAGGTATTTTTGTCAAAGGACATGCAAACTGTTCTAAGGGACAAAATGTTTAGAAAACGAGAACTGATCTTGAAAGCGCTTGTTCTACTTTCTGTTGCATGTATTGACGAGCCTATCAGGAACTACGTTGCAGAGCGGTATACTTCGGTACTGGAGAAATGGTTGGATGATAAAGATTTCGGTTTACTGGCTGCTTTGGTGCTAGTTAAATCTAGGTCTTTTTCAAAGTTGAAGAGCACTAACATCGAAAATCTAAGAGATCTGTTTATAGAGAATTTAGAATCCACGAACAACAAGAATTTAGATGCTGTGGTCGAGGGTCTTACCTATTTGAGCTTGAAGCCCAGTGTAAGAAATGCACTTAGATCGAACTCCGATGCTTGCCTCTCGTTAGTTCAGCTTGCTATGGAACCCTCTACTAGCGCATCCATAAAATATGGTTGTATAGTAATATTGGTGAATCTGACAACATTACCGAGGGAAACTACTCCGGAGCAGTCTTCCCTAAATTCATTAAGGGCTTATGCAGAATTAAAAACAAAGGCAGAAGAAGAGGTTGTTCCGGAAGATGAAGACCAAGTTCTAGGATTTATAGAGGATTATATTCTGGAGACACAGCTTATAGGGAAATTAAAGTCACAATACAGCGACATGATGCACAGTTGCAGAGAGCAATTTGCCAAATTGATCTATAACGCTACCAGAGAGAGAAGACTAGTTCCAGAATGTGTTAAACAGGGAGCAACTTCTGTCCTACTGGAATATTTGGCTAATTCGCCACAACAAAGCGCCTATCGGATATTTGCAACACGTGCCTTAATCAGAATCTTAATAAAAACCAACCCCGAGCTCCTGTTTAACCGCTACTCGCCTTTGAACGCTGTTCCCTTCATATTTGAACTACTCCCTAGTCTGGATGGTAGCGATGACGAAGCGCTCCTCAATTTAATCACCATTAAGGATTCCTATGAAGCCCTTCTTGCGTTGACGAACTTGGCAACAATGAGTAGTAGTGATATTCTATCTAAATTAATTGTATCCAACAAAAGTTACTGGATGAAGATCATGAACGGTATTCTCGACGAAACAGTCGAAGTCAGAAGGTCAACTCTAGAACTTCTATGCAACCTAATGGCACAACCCTCCAACATTGCAGCAaaattcttcaactttaaaAATCCTGAGAGCGTCAAAAATTTTGATATATTGGTAGAGCTATTACGCCTGGAAGATGTTCAATCTCAACGCGCCGTTGCAGCTATATTTGCCAATACCGGAGGAACAATACCGTTTATTGCGGAGGAATTGCtgcaaaagaagaagctCATAGACTTTGTTTTAGATACCCTAATTGAGCAATACGAGGATGAAGAACTGAGTAATAGGCTACTATTTTTCATCGACGCCCTGCTTGATGTTGTAAAGCCTGGAGACTTTAATCCATTCTTTCAAAACACTAAACTACAAACCGCATTAAAGAAATTCACAGACGCAAGAAAAAGTGATAATACCCTCACTCAGCAGTTGATAAAATCAATAAAGCCAAAGGTCACTTAG
- the PEX10 gene encoding ubiquitin-protein ligase peroxin 10 (Syntenic homolog of Ashbya gossypii AER390W; Syntenic homolog of Saccharomyces cerevisiae YDR265W (PEX10); 1-intron in Ashbya gossypii): protein MNNDRPFFPFADAPSIVQAHQKDSYAVSLLGKKLEDALKSMAGQLFANRYSGNISIGSKLLYLIVTTLRNKRTLGEEYVDLIYVDRNGTRLVRKWRRLLFILSYTVLPYFLAKVFNRVKKSFIKESEYDDNENKNEVLDYLRDLTFKDVINNILNLHILTFYISGKFYQLSKRVFGLRYAISHDVSEEESKLRMSNSRTYRILGGIVFLQFLVKIAPLVGKLKTRYIKRSTNDGSDKTGVVSGIPTEGTYQKLDLNDAGTLSFIPEQSRKCILCLVDMVEPSCLPCGHMFCWHCIIQWCSSRQECPLCRQHCSKQSVLPIRQY from the exons ATGAATAACGATCGTCCATTCTTTCCTTTCGCGGATGCGCCTAGTATTG TCCAAGCTCATCAGAAGGATTCATATGCTGTCTCGCTATTGGGCAAAAAGCTTGAAGATGCTTTAAAGTCTATGGCTGGCCAGCTTTTTGCCAATCGTTATTCTGGAAACATCTCAATAGGCTCAAAATTGCTTTATTTGATTGTAACTACTCTAAGAAACAAGAGAACACTTGGAGAAGAATACGTGGACTTAATATATGTTGATAGGAATGGTACCAGGCTTGTGAGAAAGTGGCGACGTCTACTTTTTATTCTGTCTTACACTGTGCTACCGTATTTCCTTGCAAAAGTATTCAATCGAGTCAAGAAGAGCTTTATAAAAGAGTCCGAATatgatgataatgaaaACAAGAATGAGGTCCTGGATTATCTAAGGGATTTGACTTTTAAAGATGTCATCAATAACATTTTGAATTTACATATACTAACGTTCTATATATCGGGTAAGTTCTATCAACTATCCAAAAGGGTTTTCGGTTTACGGTATGCAATTAGTCATGATGTGAGTGAGGAAGAAAGTAAATTACGGATGTCCAATTCGAGAACATACAGGATCCTTGGAGGAATTGTGTTCTTGCAGTTTCTTGTTAAGATTGCGCCTTTAGTCGGTAAGCTGAAAACAAGGTATATAAAAAGGTCGACAAATGATGGATCTGACAAAACTGGAGTGGTTTCAGGAATACCAACAGAGGGAACATATCAGAAGTTGGATTTGAATGATGCTGGGACTCTGTCTTTTATCCCTGAACAATCTCGCAAGTGTATATTGTGTCTTGTAGATATGGTTGAACCAAGTTGTTTACCCTGTGGCCATATGTTCTGCTGGCATTGCATAATTCAATGGTGTAGCAGTAGACAGGAATGTCCACTATGCAGGCAGCACTGTTCGAAGCAGTCTGTACTGCCAATTAGACAGTATTAG